The stretch of DNA TTTAGTTGCAATTCGAATGCATAAACTAATAAGTAATCCAATACCAATATTAATGATAAAGGCAAAATAAATTAGAGGAATAGCTGTATTTAGTAAGGTGTAGATATATCCAAGGAAAATCGATGTAAATAAGCAGATAAACCAAGCAATAGTAAATCCTTGTGCATTAATTTTTGTAGGCTGTTGATAAAACAATGATGTTTTGTCCATTTGAGTTTAGGTTAGGTATTAAAGGTAATTTTAGAAACTATAAAAGTAAATGTATCTTATGAAAGATGTATTAAATGATGATAAAATAAATCAATATGGAATTCAAAAAGGCAAAATAGCAGTATCAAAACAACGCATAGTTAGGAAATAGCTTTTTAAAAGAAGTTTTTATTGTTATAGCTAATTTCTGGGGGTTACTCTGTGTCTTTATTTATATTTACTTATGTTATGTGTTTACTATTGTGTATCTTGACTAGATTGAATTTAATCTCACAAAACAAATCCATCCATCAAATCATGCATAAATATGACCACAGTTAAAAGAACCAAAAGAAGTATTGACATTTTGAGAGCATATTGCCAGTGGGCAAAGATAGCCTATTCCGATATAGACGATTCTAATGGTTTTTTGATTCATATAGAATCTGGCGGGAAACATTTAATTGCCAGCTCTAAAACTCCTTATCCGCTTAATCCTAGTTCTAGTACGAGCTTAACAAGAGACAAAACTTGGACGTATTTACACTTAGCCCAACATGGATATCTGACACCAGAAGGGCAGCATTTTTTTACGGTAGATAAGTACAGGAGCTTTGATACAAAATCTCAATCGATTTGTGCTGCTTTGGACTATGCTGAAACGTTGACGTATCCCGTTTTTGTTAAACCCAATTCAGGAGCTTCAGGAAAACTGGCTAGGTTAGTTCGATCAAAGGATGATTTGAAAGAACACTTTTCTGACATCGCAAAATTTGACCATATTGCACTCGTTCAAAGACCTATTTTAAGCCAAGAATATCGAATTTTTGTATTGGGAGATAAGGTTCAATTTACGTATAAAAAAACACGCCCTATACTAACAGGGAACGGTCAGCAGACCATTCGACAGTTGATGGTAAGGTATAACCATAACTTAAAAAACAAACTGACCAATTCCGATCCCTTTTTTTTAAATCAATTAGCAGATTCAGGATTTTCTCTAGATGATGTTTTACCAAAGGGAGAAAGCATAAGGATTACTCCTAATTCAAATCTTAATATAGGTGGGAAAATGATGGATTATAACGAAACAATTAACCCTGCTTTGAATGAATGGGCGGTAAAATTGGTGCAATTATTTGGCTTAAAGATTGCGGGGATTGATGTGTTTGGTCATCAACTAGATAATCCTGATCAACTAGTGGTGCTTGAGATCAATAGCATGCCCACGCTTTCTAGTCTATACCAACTCGGTTATAAAAAGAAGGTTTTTGAAATTTGGTCTAAAATTTTGACGGATTATTTTGGTGAAATACCTCAAAGCGTTGTCTTAAAATAGCTCGATTAAACCCTTACTTTCTTTAATTTTAATTGTTTTACTTGTGGAAAGTGTTACGGAGTTTTCTCAATCGATGTATTTTAGAATGGAACAGCTCCAAATACCCACAACACAAATTTTTACTCCTTCTTTTAAACCTTCAGTATGAAAAAAATTAAATTTATTTTAATCGCTTTAGCAGCAATAAGCATAATACGAAGCTTGAGTAGTATCGATTACAATGATTTGGCTTGGGCAAACAATGCAGGAAGTTATAAGTTGATACTAGCAATGATTTGCGTAATCGTTAGTATGGTTCTATTAAAAATCCCTAAGCCTTCTGAATAAATAGGAAATTAGATAAGGTGCCCCAGTTTAAAAAACAATCGGATGGATAATATAGAAATTGGCTATGCTATTTTTGCCGCTCTTATTTGGATGCTAGGATATTTTCATGCAGGACGTTTTGTGCGTCCCAAATGGAAAATTCCTGGAAAATTTATTTTTTATGTAGGTGTTTCGACTACTTTAGTGCATTGGTTTGGGCATTGGGGGCTGCTTTTTATTGTGCTACATCCTCTTGTAGGGCTGCTTTTTCATTGTAAAGTCTGTAAAGAAAACAATATTGATTGGTTGACTTGTGAACCGCAAGAAAAATATCTTGAATTGCAAGAAAAATGGGCAAAGGGAGATTTTACAAAACCAACAAAGCGTGAATGAACAGGCTAGATTAAGGCATAAAATGCATTGTCAACAAACAGTTCTATCGAATTAAAATAACTAAAAAAAATGAAAATTCCTTGGAGAATGTTGCACGGTTGGTATCGTACAGGAGATTATGTAAAAGAAAATCTAACGGTATTAGAAAGTGGTAGTTTGGAGGAGCAAAAAAACGCTTTGTATCGTATTGAGTTAGAGGTAGAACATCAGGGGGGGATTACCTATTTAACGCCATTTGCAGTAGGGGCATTAATAAAAATATTAAAGGA from Aureispira anguillae encodes:
- a CDS encoding ATP-binding protein encodes the protein MTTVKRTKRSIDILRAYCQWAKIAYSDIDDSNGFLIHIESGGKHLIASSKTPYPLNPSSSTSLTRDKTWTYLHLAQHGYLTPEGQHFFTVDKYRSFDTKSQSICAALDYAETLTYPVFVKPNSGASGKLARLVRSKDDLKEHFSDIAKFDHIALVQRPILSQEYRIFVLGDKVQFTYKKTRPILTGNGQQTIRQLMVRYNHNLKNKLTNSDPFFLNQLADSGFSLDDVLPKGESIRITPNSNLNIGGKMMDYNETINPALNEWAVKLVQLFGLKIAGIDVFGHQLDNPDQLVVLEINSMPTLSSLYQLGYKKKVFEIWSKILTDYFGEIPQSVVLK